The Bacteroidota bacterium region CGCGCCACAACGCCTGAACCACATGATAAGACATTTGTACCACTTTCCTCGATGCTCCCTATTCTGCGGGTATAATAACCACCCAGCACACCAAACATGCTAGCAGTACTTTATCAGGATGCGCATTTTGTGGCAGTAAATAAGCCGGCCGGCATGCTGGTGCACCGCAGCAAAATTGACCCGCGCGAAAAAAGCATTGCCCTTCAGCAGGTTCGAGATCAACTGGGCAGCCATGTGTATCCGGTTCACAGAATCGACAAACCAACATCCGGCGTGCTCCTTTTCGGGCGTAGCAAAGACGCCGCCCGTCACCTTGCCGCTGCGTTTGCAACACGTGAAATCACCAAGTCCTATCTCGCTGTTGTGCGCGGCTACTTGCCCCCGGACGACGTGATAGACTATGCACTGAAGGAGATCCACGACAAAAAAACGGACCGTAAAGCGCGTGCTGCCAAACCCGCACAGGAAGCAACAACAGCCTTTCAAACACTCGACACCGTCGAGTTACCTTTTCCGGCTGGACGCTACGACACCACACGCTACACTTTTGCCCGGTTGTCGCCTGCGACCGGTCGTAAACATCAGCTACGCCGACACATGAAGCACATTTTCCACCCGATTCTAGGCGACGGGAAATACGGAGACTGGCGGCACAACAAGTTTATAGCAGCGCAATTTGATTGCCACCGCATGCTACTTCATGCACACACGCTATCATTTACCCACCCAATCTCTGCATCGTCCGTTGTTATCAGCGCTGAGTTGCCGGCAGATTTCGCGGCGCTGCTGGATACGATGGGCTTGCAGCATAACAAAGTATAGCAGGGTCAAGGCTGACATTCAGCGTTTGCAGCGCACATTACGAGCCCCCTCACCTCTATCGAGAGGGGACCGTTCGGCAAAGTCGAACAGGGGTGTGTCCGCACCCGATCGCACACAAAAAAGGCCCGGCGCAAATACATGCGCCGGGCCCTCCTCGCGTTTATAACTGCATCAAACTTACTTGAGCAGCGTCATCCGTTTTGTAGCCGTGAATTCACCTGCCT contains the following coding sequences:
- the truC gene encoding tRNA pseudouridine(65) synthase TruC, which gives rise to MLAVLYQDAHFVAVNKPAGMLVHRSKIDPREKSIALQQVRDQLGSHVYPVHRIDKPTSGVLLFGRSKDAARHLAAAFATREITKSYLAVVRGYLPPDDVIDYALKEIHDKKTDRKARAAKPAQEATTAFQTLDTVELPFPAGRYDTTRYTFARLSPATGRKHQLRRHMKHIFHPILGDGKYGDWRHNKFIAAQFDCHRMLLHAHTLSFTHPISASSVVISAELPADFAALLDTMGLQHNKV